The genomic region tgtttgttgttgttgggggtggggggacaatcACCAATGGTGTTGGTGGGGAGGAAGATGGGCTAACTGAGTTGGTACTGAAGCAGGGGTTATTAAGGCTACATCCAGCCGTGCTGTGGGTGATACGTTGTGGGGGAAAACCCTAAGGTTTCACATGTACTGCACTCTTccttttgagccacatccctggttcATAAaagccttattttttatttttattttattttgaggggggctacactcattgatgctcaggggttattcctggctatgtgctcagaaatcgctcctggcttgggggaccatatgggatgccacgggatcaaactgtggtttgtcctaggctagtgcgtgcaaggcagatgtcttaactctagtgccaccgctccagcccccaaaatgccttatttttggggggggggtcacacccgacagtgctcagggactactcctggctctatgctcagaaatagccccaggcaggctcgggggaccatatgggatcccgggattcgaaccaccatccttctgcatgaaaggcaaacaccttacttccatgctctctccggccccccaaaaagccttattttttaaaaaataattttacagatattttatatttataatattttccctCTGAAAATATTAGTGATTCCCCCTTATAATTACATATGTgtgtttctgctttgttttgaggTGCAAGGAACAGTTGTGTTAAAGTCATTTAACAGCATTTCTGGCTCctctatttcatttcttcttctttttatattattatgatgattatgatgatttctgggtcacaccctatgatgctcaggagttactcctggctctgcactcagtaattactcctggcaatgttaggggcaccatatgggatgctggagatcaaacctggattggccatgtgcaaagaaaatgcgcTGTACTGTGGCTCTAGTCCTTCACACCCGTTTTTGGGTGCTCACACATGCTTGATTGCGTTGTGGTGGGAAATCACTTGCAGGGGATCATAGACAGTCAAGCTGCCAGACTCAAACTGCAGAGCTACCAAGATGGGACTTGAATTCACCTTCTGCTAGTCAAGCACCAAAACCCCTGCACTAGTTTCTTCACTCGAGTTTCTTGTCTGCTTTCATAATTCAAACTACAGGAAAGTCCTAGTACGAGGAAGTGAGGGGCCAGCAGGCAGGGAATCAGCTCCAACCTGAGTGAGCCTGCAAGGACTGGGTCAGACCTAGAAGCTCTGCCTGCAGGTCCTCTAGTCTGCTTGTCAAGAAGCAAGGACCCCTCTCTCACTCCCATTCTCACTGGATAAGGCAGGGAGATAGCTGAGTTCACTGAGCTGCCTGTAAGAGCTGGATTGCAAAGCCTTTGTGAGCTAAGTAAGCCTATATGCAGGGAGAGGAGAGATTGAGGGCACCCTAGCAGCAGTAGTCATAGGCAGGACCCATTTGGAGGAAGGTAGAGAGGCAGCTGCTTTTCTTAGGCAAGATCACAGGTTTATGTTTGGCAATTTCTCTCCCTCAAGTGAAGGCTTTGTTGGGGTACACTGCTTCTTGCTCCTGCTAGGATCTAGGTTACCACCCAACTTTCCCCACTCCTAATATTtgttattgtggtcaaagtgaattaaaaatctttcacagttatatttaaggcacatagtgataccacctctaatttttttttcatttttgtttttgggtcacacccagcagcgctcaggcgttactcctgactctacgctcagaaatcgcacctggcaggttcagggaaccatatgggatgccgggattcgaaccaccgtccctctgcatggaaggcaaatgccctaccttcatgctatttctccggccccatccacCCCTAATTTTTAACCAGTCCTGGGCTATTTCTTCTCTTAAGACCACATCTGAGCATTAAATggatagaatttttatttattaataattactaATACACCTTGGGTAGTCTAGGACTGAAGGGTGGGCCCAAAGATGGAGCAGCCTGGTAAGAGGGGAGGGCACAGGTAATCTGTGACATGCTCCACAGGCCACAGATTTCTTTACGCCACCATGACTGACCACTTTTGTGCTGAAGGAAACCATGCTGAATTCTGGTGTCTGGTACCCCATTCTACCGAAGTCGACGAAAACTCTGGGACCCTCTTTTTAGAACAGAGATATAGGCTTGACGGAACTGGCGGTTCATTGCTGCATAAAGCACAGGATTGATGCAACTATTAAGCCAGGTGAGGTTGGAAGCAAACATGTAGGCAATCCGGGGAGCCTTTCTCTTGGTATCCAGGATGTTGATCAGCCAGAAAGGTATGAAGCTCAGAGCAAAGCAGAGGAACACAGCAAAACACATCCGGGTCACGTTCCCAAATTCTGAGGGAGCGTTCTGTGCTTTTTGGGCTCTATTCTTCGGCTTGGCTTCTGGAGAAGATTTCTCTGCTGTCTGCTTAGCTCTTTTGCTGTGACtctctttttccatttctgcTGAGTTCCCTTCCTGCATCTGAACGGTGACAATACTGACTGGCTCAGATGAAATCTCTTCTCTGAGGCCTCCTAATACCACCTGGTCCACAAAgcaaccaggtatggcctcatCTGTCCCATCCACATGACTGGAGTGAGTGCTGGCCTGGTGCAACTTGTACTGGTCCAGAGCCCGGGCCGCTCGTTTCACCTGATGGTGGATGAGGCAGTAGAAGATGCCCATGCTGCTGAGGCCAAGAACAAAGTAGATGCTCAGGAGGACGGTGCTGTAGGGCTGACCGTGGTCACGGTCAAAGCTGCAGGTGCAAACCACAGGTACCAAGACATAGAAACGCCAGAAGGGAGCCAAGCTGGCTATGCCCACCACCCATGTGCCCACCAATGCCAGCACCATTCCTTTGGCACTGAAGACTCGGGGGAAGAGATTTGGGTGCACAGTGAGGAGGTAGCGTCCCAGGGCAATGAGGCAGAGGGTGAGGACGGAGACAGAATTGGATGTAGTGATGAGGAACCCAAAGATCCTGCAGAAGGTGATCCCGGTGCGCCACCTCAGGTGCAGGTAGGTGTCCACCGAGAAGGGCTGCAGAAAGGTGCAGTAGAGCAGGTCAGCCAACGAGAGGTTGGCTATGAGCAGGTTGAAGCGGGTCCGGAGCTTGGGCTGGATGGCCAAGGCCAGTAGGGTGAGCACATTGCCAATAGTGCCCGTTACTGTCACCACTATCCCCCAGATAACTACCACGTAGCGATAGCCCAGTACAGACTCATGGCAGCAAGAGAAGTTGGCATCAGAGATGTTTGGCATGATGGAGACTGGAGAGACAAAACAAAACGGGAGAGGGAGTCAGAATCTGTCCTTGAATGTaggttggtttgtttggttttgttttttaagtcacacccggcagtgttcaggggttactcctggctctacgctcagaagtcactcctggaaggttcaagggactatataggatgccgagattcgaactaccatccattctggatccgatgcgtgcaaggcaaacaccctaccgctgtgctattgcacagCTCCATTGAAAGTAAATTTCTTGATTtggttttagtttaattttatttggggggttcatacccaacagtgctcagtgattagtcttgtctctgtgctctggggtcactcctgataggctcagggaccCTACAGAATATGCGGATCAAACTGGcaccagccacatacaaggcaagtagcCTAATCATGTTATTAATGCTAacatatatgtcttttttttggggggggatcatacctggcggggctcaggggttactcctagctctacactgagaaatcgctcctggcaggctcctgggaccatatgggatgccaggattcaaaccactgtccttctgcactcagggcaaatgccttacctccatgctatctctctgaccccaacataTATGTCTTGTACAGCTGTGAGATCCTGGGTAGCTGAGCAGTTCAGGGGCTTACCAGCCTCTGAAACCATTCCCAACATGCTTCACCCCAAGATCCCTACCCCTTCCTTTGGTTCTGTTAGTCTTTTCCATTCTCAAAATTGATTTCCTCAAGTTTTCATCTATATGTCCCTTAGCaggactggagagctagtacagagggttaaggttcttgctttgctttctttaagactccagttcaaatcccagtgccaCATGATCTCCCAGGCACACCCTGGAGAACAGAGtaaggaatatcccctgagtgtGTTCCAAATCTCTAATCTCCCCCCAAATGTTACTCTTTactttgtatttataaaaataaaaattgttgggactggagcaataatacagcatgtagggcttttgccttgcatgtaatcaacTCAGGTTTTTTTCTCTGGcttctcatatgatcctctgagccttccaaaagttagctctgagcattgagctaagagtgagccctgagcatagtgttgtggccccaaaacaaaaccaacattatttttcaaaatgttagTCTTTAGGGCTGAAGAGAGTGCAGTGTGTaggttacttgtcttgcatgcaacggacccaggttcaaaccctggcatcccaaaggatTTCTTTGAGCTCTAAAAGGAGTGATGCCTGATggcagaatcaggagtgatccctgagcttttCCAGTTGTAgcccaaagcaaataaataaccATTAGTCTCCATCCCCAGGCCTACTCCCTCTCCATACATATCCTTAATAAGTTTCTCAGCCTTTCTAgtttcttccctttgggctcAGCCCATCTAGCAGCTCCCTTTCTATGTTAGGGATGGTGCTGACATCCCTGACACCTCCCTCCTCCACTCATAAGCAGACCccagttttctcttctctttactgCCTGGGAGATGAGAAGACATAAAATAAAGGCATACTTAGCCCAGTACTTACCAGGGTAACCTGTTTCCACTCTCTGTCCAGTAGAAGTTCAGCTTGCCCAGTAAAGTCCTTTCTGCCGGATGATGGGGTCACCTGTCCTCTTGTCTCCTGTTACACTGAACTGGAAGGATCAGAAACTCCTGACTTTCCTAGTCTCAGCCACTTCTTCCCTGGTCTCTGTTTCTGGATGCTCATTCGCCTTCTGCTAGCGAAATCTGGGGCTCTCTGTTGA from Suncus etruscus isolate mSunEtr1 chromosome 11, mSunEtr1.pri.cur, whole genome shotgun sequence harbors:
- the LOC126022231 gene encoding G-protein coupled receptor 84-like, which codes for MPNISDANFSCCHESVLGYRYVVVIWGIVVTVTGTIGNVLTLLALAIQPKLRTRFNLLIANLSLADLLYCTFLQPFSVDTYLHLRWRTGITFCRIFGFLITTSNSVSVLTLCLIALGRYLLTVHPNLFPRVFSAKGMVLALVGTWVVGIASLAPFWRFYVLVPVVCTCSFDRDHGQPYSTVLLSIYFVLGLSSMGIFYCLIHHQVKRAARALDQYKLHQASTHSSHVDGTDEAIPGCFVDQVVLGGLREEISSEPVSIVTVQMQEGNSAEMEKESHSKRAKQTAEKSSPEAKPKNRAQKAQNAPSEFGNVTRMCFAVFLCFALSFIPFWLINILDTKRKAPRIAYMFASNLTWLNSCINPVLYAAMNRQFRQAYISVLKRGSQSFRRLR